Proteins encoded within one genomic window of Jiangella mangrovi:
- a CDS encoding S8 family peptidase: MQGRDPTVAAVRLLVRPRGGDDRPARLRREVDRVLGAVDEHDRPWAVEPLFPGTPDPELRRYWVVSGAVQAGPAYDETRVAYDLAARLARELDADVEPDLPSSAFGAEPDHREDADDVDDAVGEESLGDTRGVHLAGSDDVHWVVDAVRAGAAWALLPHLGGSARGAGVLVGSVDTGYTDHPEVAGAWSFDLDYDVVDGDDDARDPLRRRWYMPLDSPGHGTHTASVIGCRGDGVLLGVAPRVTIVPIRTVKSVVQVLDGDVARAVHEAHRRGCKVITMSLGGRGFFGLRSAIRAAIDDGVIVMAAAGNKVGIVVAPASYPECIAVGATNADSEPWSGSSRGPAVDVSAPGESVWVASVDSRTNPPVFGERRHHGTSFAVATLAGVAALWIAHHGHDRIVAKVGRAHVHAAFLQLVRTHGHREPPGWTEHGWDELYGVGIVDAAALLAAPLPDAADLVLPEIPAAPEAADPVSRLSAVLSGLGRDEVRSRVGELLGTAPDAVDDLPPVTVSELVYRLGEDDALRAGLTTPIGDVELPARPGAEARRLLARTASRALRTSAGP; the protein is encoded by the coding sequence ATGCAAGGACGCGATCCGACGGTGGCAGCGGTGCGGCTCCTGGTCCGGCCGCGAGGGGGCGACGACCGCCCCGCCCGGCTGCGGCGCGAGGTCGACCGCGTGCTCGGCGCGGTCGACGAGCACGACCGGCCGTGGGCGGTCGAGCCGCTGTTCCCCGGCACGCCGGACCCGGAGCTGCGCCGGTACTGGGTGGTCAGCGGGGCGGTCCAGGCGGGCCCGGCGTACGACGAGACCCGGGTCGCCTACGACCTCGCTGCCCGGCTGGCGCGCGAGCTGGACGCCGACGTCGAGCCGGACCTGCCGTCGTCGGCCTTCGGCGCCGAGCCCGATCACCGCGAGGACGCCGACGACGTCGACGACGCCGTCGGAGAGGAGTCGCTCGGCGACACCCGCGGCGTCCACCTGGCCGGCTCCGACGACGTGCACTGGGTGGTCGACGCGGTCCGGGCCGGGGCGGCGTGGGCGCTGCTCCCGCACCTCGGCGGCTCCGCCCGGGGCGCGGGTGTGCTCGTCGGCTCCGTCGACACCGGTTACACCGACCATCCGGAGGTGGCCGGCGCGTGGTCGTTCGACCTCGACTACGACGTCGTCGACGGCGACGACGACGCGCGCGACCCGCTGCGCCGGCGCTGGTACATGCCGCTGGACTCGCCCGGCCACGGCACCCACACCGCGAGCGTCATCGGCTGTCGCGGCGACGGCGTCCTGCTCGGCGTCGCGCCCCGGGTGACGATCGTGCCGATCCGCACCGTCAAGAGCGTCGTCCAGGTGCTCGACGGCGACGTCGCGCGCGCCGTCCACGAGGCGCACCGGCGCGGCTGCAAGGTCATCACGATGTCGCTGGGCGGGCGCGGGTTCTTCGGCCTGCGGTCGGCCATCCGGGCGGCGATCGACGACGGCGTGATCGTCATGGCCGCGGCGGGCAACAAGGTCGGCATCGTCGTCGCTCCCGCCTCGTACCCGGAGTGCATCGCCGTCGGCGCGACCAACGCCGACAGCGAGCCGTGGTCCGGGTCGTCGCGCGGGCCGGCCGTCGACGTGTCGGCGCCCGGCGAGAGCGTCTGGGTGGCATCCGTCGACTCGCGAACGAACCCGCCGGTCTTCGGCGAACGCCGTCACCACGGCACGTCGTTCGCGGTCGCGACCCTGGCCGGGGTGGCCGCGCTCTGGATCGCCCACCACGGCCACGACCGCATCGTCGCGAAGGTCGGCCGGGCGCACGTGCATGCGGCGTTCCTGCAGCTGGTGCGCACGCACGGCCACCGCGAGCCGCCCGGCTGGACGGAGCACGGCTGGGACGAGCTGTACGGGGTCGGCATCGTCGATGCCGCCGCCCTGCTCGCGGCGCCGCTGCCCGACGCGGCCGACCTCGTGCTGCCGGAGATCCCGGCGGCGCCCGAGGCCGCCGACCCGGTGAGCCGGCTGAGCGCCGTCCTGTCCGGGCTCGGCCGCGACGAGGTGCGCTCGCGCGTCGGTGAGCTGCTCGGCACCGCACCGGACGCCGTCGACGACCTGCCGCCGGTGACCGTCAGCGAGCTGGTCTACCGGCTGGGCGAGGACGACGCGCTGCGGGCCGGCCTCACGACCCCCATCGGCGACGTCGAGCTGCCGGCTCGGCCCGGCGCCGAGGCACGGCGGCTGCTGGCCCGGACGGCGTCGCGGGCGCTGCGCACCTCGGCCGGTCCCTAG
- a CDS encoding S8 family peptidase, with protein MEHTYTILRDMSRATSREPFGGGGFELEGMEMPGEPRIDVLPLDKGDVRDVARDPEVRAVAPVMPTTLIGPVSDGDTGMPAATPAAAGPTWGVTAVGADTSTRTGAGVTVSILDTGIDATHPAFQGVTITERDFTGSGNGDKQGHGTHVAGTVFGRDVNGVRIGVAPGVTTALIGKVLGDDGSGSSDMLFQGIQWADQNGAKIISMSLGFDFPGLVKRLVDQGWPVELATSAALEAYRANLRMFDALMQLLQSRAAFSGGTLVVAAAGNESERGVDPDFEIGVSLPAAAEGVVSVGALAESAAGLSVAPFSNTFPQISAPGVAIESARAGGGLRSLNGTSMATPHVAGVAALWWEEVTASPLPAVATTVLSRLLANADVTALAANVDVADRGVGLSKAP; from the coding sequence ATGGAGCACACGTACACGATCCTGCGCGACATGAGCCGCGCGACCAGCCGCGAGCCGTTCGGCGGCGGCGGCTTCGAACTCGAGGGCATGGAGATGCCGGGCGAGCCCCGCATCGACGTGCTGCCGCTCGACAAGGGCGACGTCCGCGACGTCGCGCGCGACCCCGAGGTCCGCGCCGTCGCCCCCGTCATGCCGACCACGCTGATCGGGCCGGTCTCCGACGGCGACACCGGGATGCCCGCCGCGACGCCCGCGGCCGCCGGCCCGACGTGGGGTGTGACCGCGGTCGGCGCCGACACGTCGACGCGCACCGGCGCCGGCGTCACCGTCTCCATCCTCGACACCGGCATCGACGCCACCCATCCCGCCTTCCAGGGCGTGACGATCACCGAGCGGGACTTCACCGGCTCCGGCAACGGCGACAAGCAGGGCCACGGCACGCACGTCGCCGGGACGGTGTTCGGCCGCGACGTCAACGGCGTCCGCATCGGTGTCGCCCCCGGCGTGACGACGGCGCTGATCGGCAAGGTCCTCGGCGACGACGGCAGCGGCAGCTCCGACATGCTCTTCCAGGGCATCCAGTGGGCCGACCAGAACGGCGCCAAGATCATCTCGATGTCGCTCGGGTTCGACTTCCCCGGGCTGGTCAAGCGCCTGGTCGACCAGGGCTGGCCGGTCGAGCTGGCCACGTCGGCCGCGCTGGAGGCGTACCGGGCGAACCTGCGGATGTTCGACGCGCTCATGCAGCTGCTGCAGAGCCGCGCCGCCTTCTCCGGTGGCACCTTGGTCGTCGCGGCAGCGGGCAACGAGAGCGAGCGCGGCGTCGACCCCGACTTCGAGATCGGCGTCTCGCTGCCCGCGGCGGCCGAGGGCGTGGTCTCCGTCGGCGCCCTCGCCGAGTCGGCCGCCGGGCTCTCCGTCGCGCCGTTCTCGAACACGTTCCCGCAGATCAGCGCGCCGGGCGTCGCCATCGAGTCCGCCCGCGCCGGTGGCGGGCTGCGCAGCTTGAACGGCACCTCCATGGCCACGCCGCACGTGGCCGGCGTGGCGGCGCTGTGGTGGGAGGAGGTCACGGCCTCGCCGCTGCCCGCGGTCGCCACGACAGTGCTGTCGCGGCTGCTGGCCAACGCGGACGTGACGGCGCTGGCCGCGAACGTCGACGTCGCCGACCGGGGCGTCGGGCTGAGCAAGGCGCCCTGA